GCGTCTCGACCGTGCTGTGGGTCGGCATGTCGTCCGGGAGCGTGCCGCTCATTCTTGCGATGGTCGTCATCGACTCGGCGCTCAGTCCGGTCGTCGTGCCGTGGGGCATCCGGCTGCTGTTTCACACCGCCGTTCAAACCGATACGCTGGGCATGGTATCCGACCTCGCGCTGATCATCGTCGCGCCGACGGCGATCGGGATCGCGCTGCACGGGCTGACCAAGGGCCGCATTCAGCCGATTGTGCAGCCCTATGCCGGACCGGTCAGCAAAATCTGCTTCGCGGCGGTCGTCGCGTTTAACGCGGCCGCCATTCAGCCGTATATGTCGACGCTCGGCGGCGACCTGGTGCGCATCGTGCCGATGTCCGTCCTGATTGTCGGCCTCTGCTACGCGATCGGCTTTTTCGGTTCGGCGCCGTATCGCGATCAGGAGCTGCAGGTGACGATTTCCTACGCTTCGGGCATGCGGAACATTTCGCTCGGCATCGTGCTGGCGCTCGGCTACTTCAGCCCGCTTGCCGCCGTTCCGGTCGTGCTGTCGATCATGATTCAGCAGCCGCTGGCCACGGTGCATCATTACGCTTTACAAAAGATTTACAATCGAAAGGCTGGCACGGAAATCTC
This genomic window from Paenibacillus humicola contains:
- a CDS encoding bile acid:sodium symporter family protein, producing the protein MFLIVPCSLLLGFLFSEQLRRFVPAVPYLFAYVTLTMAIGCGLGQLRAVVRRPSVVAWTFVLTHVLSPLVAFGLGSALFGADSPYVVGFVLFTIIPLGVSTVLWVGMSSGSVPLILAMVVIDSALSPVVVPWGIRLLFHTAVQTDTLGMVSDLALIIVAPTAIGIALHGLTKGRIQPIVQPYAGPVSKICFAAVVAFNAAAIQPYMSTLGGDLVRIVPMSVLIVGLCYAIGFFGSAPYRDQELQVTISYASGMRNISLGIVLALGYFSPLAAVPVVLSIMIQQPLATVHHYALQKIYNRKAGTEISGQV